Proteins from a genomic interval of Nocardia sp. BMG51109:
- a CDS encoding histidine phosphatase family protein — MQLVLVRHAQPRRDFTASGPADPELAELGIEQADRVPAALTRMQGGPHRITRVVSSPQRRARETAAPTAGKLGLPVDIVDGLAEYDRDLPFYVPIEDARREFQETYERIKAGHLPEQIDGPAFLGRVLAAAEEIAAGADRPDTVVVFAHGGVINVLLQDVLGLERPLTFPIDYCSITRILYSRTGRRTAATINENGHVWDLLPRNLAEQA, encoded by the coding sequence GTGCAGCTCGTTCTCGTCCGTCATGCCCAACCCCGGCGGGACTTCACCGCCTCCGGTCCCGCCGATCCGGAGCTCGCCGAACTGGGCATCGAACAGGCCGACCGCGTCCCGGCCGCGCTGACCCGGATGCAGGGCGGCCCGCACCGCATCACCCGCGTGGTGAGCAGCCCGCAGCGCCGCGCCCGCGAGACGGCCGCACCGACCGCCGGCAAGCTGGGGCTGCCCGTCGATATCGTCGACGGACTCGCGGAGTACGACCGCGACCTACCCTTCTACGTACCGATCGAAGACGCGCGCCGGGAGTTCCAGGAAACCTACGAACGCATCAAGGCGGGCCACCTGCCCGAACAGATCGACGGCCCGGCATTCCTCGGCCGCGTGCTCGCCGCCGCCGAGGAGATCGCCGCGGGTGCGGACCGCCCCGACACCGTCGTCGTCTTCGCGCACGGCGGCGTGATCAATGTGCTGCTGCAGGACGTCCTGGGGCTGGAACGCCCGCTGACCTTCCCGATCGACTACTGCTCGATCACCCGAATCCTGTACTCGCGCACCGGCCGGCGCACCGCGGCGACCATCAACGAGAACGGTCACGTCTGGGACCTGCTGCCGCGCAACCTGGCCGAGCAGGCGTGA
- the gltB gene encoding glutamate synthase large subunit — protein MTQLPGHRSPGSHGQHRNPGPTGLYDPAYEHDACGVAFVVDMHGRRSRDIVDKAITALLNLEHRGAAGAEPNSGDGAGILIQVPDRFFRAVLAESDAAFELPPEGSYATGIAFLPQARREAARARYHVEKIVREEGLAVLGWREVPIDESSLGALSRDAMPTFRQLFIASPPDSSEQLSGMDLERRAYVVRKRVERELGKQGPGEGAVGRETVYFPSLSGQTFVYKGMFTTPQLRAFYLDLQDDRMESALGIVHSRFSTNTFPSWPLAHPFRRVAHNGEINTVTGNENWMRAREALLNSDVFGVDHEGRNRLEKVFPVCTPGASDTARFDEVLELLHLGGRSLPHAVLMMIPEAWERAESMDPARRAFYRYHSFLMEPWDGPASVCFSDGTVIGAVLDRNGLRPSRVWVTDDGLVVMASEVGVLDIDPAKVVKKTRLQPGRMFLVDTSQGRIIDDDEIKTQLATENPYQEWLDEGPTKLSDLPDRPHVHMSHDRVLIRQQIFGYTTEELSLLVSPMAKTGGEALGSMGTDTPIAVLSARPRLLFDYFSQLFAQVTNPPLDAIREEIVTSLRSMIGPEADLLHPSAESSRQITLTSPILDNDELAKLVHINDDGSHPGLRSVVVHGLYPVKKGGKGLRKALQAINEQVSAAIDGGARIIVLSDRESNEKLAPIPSLLLTSSVHHHLVRERTRTMVGLVVEAGDAREVHHMATLVGFGAAAINPYMAFESIEDMLERHSLELPGSTGDLAVDYDKAVKNYIKGAGKGVLKVMSKMGISTIASYRGAQLFQVVGLAQELCDQYFTGLNSPLDGIGLDEIAGEVAARHRVAFLENRNERAHRELEVGGEYQWRREGEYHLFNPDTVFKLQHATRSGQYKIFKEYTRLVDDQSERLASLRGLFKVKTEGRHPISIDEVESARDIAKRFSTGAMSYGSISAEAHETLAIAMNRLGGRSNSGEGGESPARFEPEENGDWRRSAIKQVASGRFGVTAHYLTNCTDIQIKMAQGAKPGEGGQLPAHKVYPWVAEVRHSTPGVGLISPPPHHDIYSIEDLAQLIHDLKNANPQARVHVKLVAEPGVGTVAAGVSKAHADVVLISGHDGGTGASPLTSLKHAGGPWELGLAETQQTLLLNGLRDRIVVQVDGQMKTGRDVMIAALLGAEEYGFATAPLVVSGCIMMRVCHLDTCPVGVATQNPVLRQRFTGKPEFVENFMLFIAEEVRELLAALGFRTLDEAIGRVDLLDTTKAKEHWKAAKLDLSPILDDVETAFMYQDRRRTKDQDHGLDKALDNELIAQSADALERGKPVKFETKITNVNRTVGTMLGHEVTKLYGGAGLPDDTIDITFTGSAGNSFGAFVPAGITLRVFGDANDYVGKGLSGGRLILRPALNAPAEFVAERNIIAGNVILFGATNGQAFIRGAVGERFAVRNSGATAVVEGVGDHGCEYMTGGRVVILGDTGRNFGAGMSGGIAFVYDPDGTFDRRVNAEQADAIEQLSGDDFTWLRDVVTRHRDETGSDVADRILGDWSQQVNHFVKVMPRDYKKVLLAISEAEKAGRDVGEAIMEAARG, from the coding sequence ATGACGCAACTTCCTGGCCACCGGTCACCGGGGTCCCACGGGCAGCACCGCAACCCGGGACCCACCGGTCTCTACGATCCGGCGTACGAGCACGACGCGTGTGGCGTCGCGTTCGTCGTCGACATGCACGGCCGCCGCAGCCGCGACATCGTCGACAAGGCTATTACGGCATTGCTGAACCTGGAACACCGTGGTGCCGCGGGCGCCGAGCCCAACTCGGGTGACGGCGCCGGCATCCTGATCCAGGTTCCGGATCGGTTCTTCCGTGCTGTTCTCGCCGAATCGGACGCCGCCTTCGAACTTCCTCCCGAGGGTTCCTACGCCACCGGCATCGCCTTCCTGCCGCAGGCCCGCCGGGAGGCGGCCCGCGCCCGGTACCACGTGGAGAAGATCGTCCGGGAAGAGGGCCTGGCCGTACTCGGCTGGCGCGAGGTGCCCATCGACGAGTCGTCGCTGGGCGCGCTGTCGCGCGACGCGATGCCGACCTTCCGCCAGCTCTTCATCGCCTCGCCGCCCGATTCGTCCGAGCAGCTGTCCGGCATGGATCTCGAGCGCCGCGCCTACGTGGTGCGCAAGCGCGTCGAGCGCGAGCTCGGCAAGCAGGGCCCCGGCGAGGGCGCGGTCGGGCGCGAGACCGTCTACTTCCCGAGCCTGTCCGGCCAGACCTTCGTCTACAAGGGCATGTTCACCACGCCGCAGCTGCGGGCGTTCTACCTGGATCTGCAGGACGACCGGATGGAATCCGCGCTGGGCATCGTGCACTCGCGCTTCTCCACCAACACCTTCCCGTCCTGGCCGCTGGCGCATCCGTTCCGCCGGGTCGCGCACAACGGCGAGATCAACACCGTCACCGGCAACGAGAACTGGATGCGGGCCCGCGAGGCGCTGCTGAACTCCGACGTGTTCGGCGTCGACCACGAGGGCCGCAACCGTCTGGAGAAGGTCTTCCCGGTGTGCACCCCGGGCGCGTCGGACACCGCCCGCTTCGACGAGGTGCTGGAACTGCTGCACCTGGGCGGCCGCAGCCTGCCGCACGCGGTGCTGATGATGATCCCGGAGGCCTGGGAGCGGGCGGAGTCGATGGACCCGGCGCGCCGCGCCTTCTACCGCTACCACTCGTTCCTGATGGAGCCGTGGGACGGGCCCGCGTCGGTGTGCTTCTCCGACGGCACCGTCATCGGCGCGGTGCTCGACCGCAACGGCCTGCGACCCTCGCGCGTGTGGGTCACCGACGACGGCCTGGTCGTGATGGCCTCCGAGGTCGGCGTGCTGGATATCGATCCGGCCAAGGTGGTGAAGAAGACCCGATTACAGCCCGGCCGCATGTTCCTCGTGGACACCTCGCAGGGTCGCATCATCGACGACGACGAGATCAAGACCCAGCTCGCCACCGAGAACCCGTACCAGGAGTGGCTGGACGAGGGTCCGACGAAGCTGTCCGACCTGCCCGATCGCCCGCATGTGCACATGTCGCACGACCGGGTGCTGATCCGGCAGCAGATCTTCGGCTACACCACCGAGGAGCTGAGCCTGCTGGTCTCGCCGATGGCCAAGACCGGCGGCGAGGCGCTCGGCTCGATGGGCACCGATACCCCGATCGCGGTGCTGTCGGCCCGCCCGCGGCTGCTGTTCGACTACTTCTCGCAGCTGTTCGCGCAGGTCACCAACCCGCCGCTGGATGCCATCCGCGAGGAGATAGTGACCAGCCTGCGCAGCATGATCGGCCCCGAGGCCGACCTGCTGCACCCGAGTGCGGAGTCCAGTCGCCAGATCACGTTGACCTCGCCGATCCTGGACAACGACGAACTGGCCAAGCTCGTCCACATCAACGACGACGGCTCGCATCCGGGCCTGCGCTCGGTGGTCGTGCACGGCCTGTACCCGGTCAAGAAGGGCGGCAAGGGCCTGCGCAAGGCGCTGCAGGCGATCAACGAGCAGGTGTCGGCCGCGATCGACGGCGGCGCGCGCATCATCGTGCTGTCCGACCGCGAGTCCAACGAGAAGCTGGCGCCGATCCCGTCGCTGCTGTTGACCTCCTCGGTGCACCACCATCTGGTGCGCGAGCGCACCCGCACGATGGTCGGCCTGGTCGTGGAGGCCGGTGACGCCCGCGAGGTACACCACATGGCGACGCTGGTGGGCTTCGGCGCGGCCGCGATCAATCCGTATATGGCCTTCGAGTCGATCGAGGACATGCTCGAGCGGCACTCGCTGGAGCTGCCCGGCAGTACCGGCGATCTGGCCGTCGACTACGACAAGGCGGTCAAGAACTACATCAAGGGCGCCGGCAAGGGCGTGCTGAAGGTGATGTCCAAGATGGGCATCTCCACCATCGCCTCCTACCGCGGCGCCCAGCTGTTCCAGGTCGTCGGCCTGGCGCAGGAGCTGTGCGACCAGTACTTCACCGGCCTGAACTCGCCGCTGGACGGCATCGGCCTGGACGAGATCGCCGGCGAGGTCGCGGCCCGGCACCGGGTGGCGTTCCTGGAGAACCGCAACGAGCGCGCGCACCGCGAGCTCGAGGTCGGCGGCGAGTACCAGTGGCGGCGCGAGGGCGAGTATCACCTGTTCAACCCGGACACGGTGTTCAAGCTGCAGCACGCCACCCGTTCCGGCCAGTACAAGATCTTCAAGGAGTACACCAGGCTGGTCGACGACCAGTCCGAGCGGCTGGCCTCGCTGCGCGGCCTGTTCAAGGTGAAGACCGAAGGGCGCCATCCGATTTCGATCGACGAGGTCGAGTCGGCGCGCGATATCGCCAAGCGGTTCTCCACCGGCGCGATGAGCTACGGCTCCATCTCCGCCGAGGCGCACGAGACCCTGGCGATCGCGATGAACCGCCTGGGCGGCCGGTCGAATTCGGGCGAGGGCGGCGAATCGCCGGCCCGGTTCGAGCCCGAGGAGAACGGCGACTGGCGGCGCAGCGCGATCAAGCAGGTGGCGTCCGGCCGCTTCGGCGTGACCGCGCACTACCTGACCAACTGCACCGATATCCAGATCAAGATGGCGCAGGGCGCGAAACCCGGTGAGGGCGGGCAGCTTCCGGCGCACAAGGTATATCCGTGGGTCGCCGAGGTGCGGCACTCCACGCCGGGCGTCGGCCTGATCTCGCCGCCGCCGCACCACGACATCTACTCGATCGAGGATCTGGCGCAGCTGATCCACGACCTGAAGAACGCGAACCCGCAGGCTCGGGTGCACGTGAAGCTGGTCGCCGAGCCAGGTGTCGGGACGGTCGCGGCGGGCGTGTCGAAGGCGCACGCCGACGTGGTGCTCATCTCGGGCCACGACGGCGGCACCGGCGCCTCGCCGCTGACCTCGCTCAAGCACGCCGGCGGTCCCTGGGAGCTCGGCCTGGCCGAGACCCAGCAGACGCTGCTGCTCAACGGCCTGCGCGACCGAATCGTGGTGCAGGTCGACGGCCAGATGAAGACCGGCCGCGACGTGATGATTGCCGCGCTGCTCGGTGCCGAGGAGTACGGCTTCGCGACCGCGCCGCTGGTGGTCTCGGGCTGCATCATGATGCGGGTGTGTCACCTCGACACCTGTCCGGTGGGCGTCGCGACGCAGAATCCGGTGCTGCGCCAGCGGTTCACGGGTAAGCCGGAGTTCGTCGAGAACTTCATGCTGTTCATCGCCGAGGAGGTGCGCGAGCTGCTGGCCGCGCTGGGCTTCCGCACGCTCGACGAGGCCATCGGCCGGGTCGACCTGCTCGACACCACCAAGGCCAAGGAGCACTGGAAGGCGGCCAAGCTGGACCTGTCGCCGATCCTCGACGACGTCGAGACGGCGTTCATGTACCAGGACCGCCGCCGCACCAAGGACCAGGACCACGGCCTGGACAAGGCGCTGGACAACGAGCTGATCGCGCAGTCCGCCGATGCGCTGGAACGCGGCAAGCCGGTGAAGTTCGAAACCAAGATCACGAACGTGAACCGGACGGTCGGCACCATGCTCGGCCACGAGGTGACGAAGCTGTACGGCGGCGCCGGCCTGCCCGACGACACCATCGACATCACCTTCACCGGTTCGGCGGGCAACAGCTTCGGCGCGTTCGTGCCGGCGGGTATCACGCTGCGGGTGTTCGGCGACGCGAACGACTATGTCGGCAAGGGGCTTTCGGGCGGTCGCCTGATCCTGCGGCCCGCCCTGAACGCCCCCGCCGAGTTCGTGGCGGAGCGGAACATCATCGCGGGCAACGTGATCCTGTTCGGCGCCACCAACGGGCAGGCGTTCATCCGCGGCGCGGTGGGTGAGCGATTCGCGGTCCGCAACTCGGGCGCCACGGCGGTGGTCGAGGGCGTGGGCGACCACGGCTGTGAGTACATGACCGGCGGTCGCGTGGTCATCCTCGGCGACACCGGCCGCAACTTCGGCGCCGGCATGTCGGGCGGCATCGCGTTCGTCTACGACCCGGACGGCACCTTCGACAGGAGGGTCAACGCCGAGCAGGCCGATGCGATCGAGCAGCTGTCCGGCGACGACTTCACCTGGTTGCGCGACGTCGTGACCCGGCACCGCGACGAGACCGGTTCCGATGTCGCGGACCGGATTCTCGGTGACTGGTCGCAGCAGGTGAATCACTTCGTGAAGGTGATGCCGCGCGACTACAAGAAGGTCCTGCTCGCCATCTCCGAGGCCGAGAAGGCCGGCCGGGATGTGGGCGAGGCGATCATGGAGGCCGCTCGTGGCTGA
- the lysX gene encoding bifunctional lysylphosphatidylglycerol synthetase/lysine--tRNA ligase LysX, with translation MPTHILRSSGVNIHTDAVTSTQDRQHQDTEHRPRSSEVPHRGHGRLSEVPHLVGLVLGVFAVLCGLWSISPGLRFITQVPRHYLDTYYFDAPDTSLVWALIVGLLAGATASRKRIAWWLLVAYMALLAVANALEFADEHDVNDLVALVVHAAVIGLLIAAWPEFYTRVRRGAARTALGVLIGGLAAGSLLGWGLVELFPGSLPRGAERPLWAVSRVTAAILVSNDNFDGHPPHLVDLLLGFFGFVALMAAVVVLFRTQRASNAMTGPDESALRGLLERSDVEDSLGYFATRRDKAAVFAPSGKAAVTYRVELGVCLASGDPIGVREAWPQAIDAWLRVADRHGWAPAVMGAGEQGATAYRRAGLSALRLGDEAILDTRSFTLAGPEMKQVRQAANRLRKQGFTVRIRRHSELTPDETAQMISRADTWRDTSTERGFSMALDRLGDPLDGDCLLVEALDADSRVWGMLSLVPWGRAGVSLDVMRRDPQGPNGIMELMISQLALSSARYGIVRISLNFAVFRSVFEEGARIGAGPVLRLWRSVLMFFSRWWQLEALYRSNVKYQPQWVPRFFLFEDRRQLPRVAMASALAEGFLPRLGKQQDATVHTGLHPAVPSTMRDLRADGSAPEPPPAEPAQVNGRRPEQVRVRMDKLERLEAAGVDAYPVAYPPTHTVAAARRSPKGTTVRVCGRLLRIRDYGGVVFAVLRDWSDEIQVVIDRGRVGADRATSFDEYFDLGDLVEMSGQVGRSRRGELSLLAQDWRMIGKCLHPLPDKWKGLADPEARVRRRYVDMAVNIEARELLAKRSAVVRSLRDTLNGWGFLEVETPVLQQVHGGANAAPFGTHINAYDLDLYLRIAPELYLKRLCVGGMEKVFELGRVFRNEGVDYSHNPEFTILEAYEAHSDYERMMHACRQLVQEAAVAANGKCVALRPKPDGSLAEVDISGDWPVRTVHGAVSAAVGEEIGPDTDVERLRLVCDKAGVPHQFGWDAGQIVLEMYEHLVESRTEEPTFYIDFPTSVSPLTRAHRNVPGVAERWDLVAWGVELGTAYSELTNPIEQRRRLTEQSLLAAGGDPEAMELDEDFLEALEFAMPPTGGLGVGVDRVVMLITGRSIRETLPFPLVKPRT, from the coding sequence ATGCCCACCCACATTCTGCGCTCGAGCGGGGTGAACATTCACACTGATGCGGTGACTTCCACGCAGGACCGGCAACACCAGGACACCGAGCACAGACCGCGGTCATCCGAAGTACCGCACCGCGGCCACGGCCGATTGAGCGAGGTGCCCCACCTGGTGGGCCTGGTTCTCGGCGTGTTCGCCGTGCTGTGTGGTCTGTGGAGCATCTCCCCCGGCCTGCGCTTCATCACCCAGGTCCCCCGACACTATCTCGACACCTACTATTTCGACGCCCCCGACACCAGCCTCGTCTGGGCCCTGATCGTGGGCCTGCTGGCCGGGGCCACCGCGAGCCGCAAGCGGATCGCCTGGTGGTTACTGGTCGCCTACATGGCCCTGCTGGCGGTCGCCAACGCCCTCGAGTTCGCCGACGAGCACGACGTCAACGATCTGGTCGCCCTGGTCGTGCACGCCGCGGTCATCGGCCTGCTGATCGCCGCCTGGCCGGAGTTCTACACCCGGGTGCGGCGCGGCGCGGCGCGGACCGCGCTGGGCGTCCTGATCGGCGGGCTCGCGGCCGGCTCCCTGCTCGGCTGGGGCCTGGTGGAGCTGTTCCCGGGCAGCCTGCCGCGCGGCGCGGAGCGCCCGCTGTGGGCCGTCTCCCGGGTGACCGCGGCGATCCTGGTCAGCAACGACAACTTCGACGGTCACCCGCCGCACCTGGTCGACCTGCTGCTGGGCTTCTTCGGTTTCGTGGCCCTGATGGCGGCGGTCGTGGTGCTGTTCCGCACCCAGCGGGCCTCCAACGCGATGACCGGACCGGACGAGTCGGCCCTGCGCGGCCTGCTGGAGCGGTCCGATGTGGAGGATTCGCTGGGCTATTTCGCCACCCGCCGCGACAAGGCCGCCGTCTTCGCGCCCAGCGGCAAGGCAGCGGTGACCTATCGGGTGGAGCTCGGAGTATGCCTGGCGTCGGGCGATCCGATCGGTGTGCGGGAAGCCTGGCCGCAGGCCATCGACGCCTGGCTGCGGGTCGCCGACCGGCACGGCTGGGCGCCCGCGGTGATGGGCGCCGGCGAACAGGGCGCCACCGCCTACCGCCGGGCCGGGCTGTCGGCGCTGCGGCTGGGCGACGAGGCCATCCTCGACACCCGCTCGTTCACGCTGGCCGGCCCGGAGATGAAACAGGTCCGCCAGGCCGCCAACCGGCTGCGCAAGCAGGGCTTCACCGTGCGGATCCGCCGCCACAGCGAACTCACCCCGGACGAGACCGCGCAGATGATCTCGCGCGCGGACACCTGGCGCGACACCTCGACCGAGCGCGGCTTCTCGATGGCCCTCGACCGCCTCGGCGACCCGCTGGACGGCGACTGCCTGCTGGTCGAGGCCCTCGACGCGGACTCCCGGGTGTGGGGCATGCTGTCGCTGGTGCCGTGGGGGCGCGCCGGGGTGTCGCTGGACGTGATGCGGCGTGATCCCCAGGGCCCCAACGGGATCATGGAGTTGATGATCTCGCAGCTGGCGCTGTCGTCGGCCCGCTACGGCATCGTCCGGATCTCGCTGAACTTCGCGGTGTTCCGTTCGGTGTTCGAGGAGGGCGCCCGGATCGGCGCCGGGCCGGTGCTGCGGCTGTGGCGCAGCGTGCTGATGTTCTTCTCGCGCTGGTGGCAGCTGGAGGCGCTGTACCGATCCAACGTGAAGTACCAGCCGCAGTGGGTGCCCCGGTTCTTCCTGTTCGAGGATCGCCGCCAGCTGCCGCGGGTCGCGATGGCCAGCGCGCTGGCCGAGGGTTTCCTGCCGCGCCTCGGCAAGCAGCAGGACGCCACGGTCCACACCGGCCTGCATCCGGCGGTGCCTTCGACCATGCGGGACCTGCGCGCCGACGGCAGTGCGCCGGAGCCGCCGCCCGCCGAACCGGCGCAGGTCAACGGTCGCCGCCCGGAACAGGTGCGGGTTCGAATGGACAAGCTGGAGCGGCTGGAGGCCGCGGGCGTCGACGCCTACCCGGTGGCCTACCCGCCGACACACACCGTGGCCGCGGCCAGGCGCTCGCCCAAGGGCACCACGGTGCGTGTGTGCGGGCGGCTGTTGCGCATTCGCGATTACGGCGGGGTCGTATTCGCCGTGCTGCGCGACTGGTCCGACGAGATACAGGTGGTGATCGACCGCGGCCGGGTCGGCGCCGACCGCGCCACCTCCTTCGACGAGTACTTCGATCTCGGCGATCTGGTCGAGATGAGCGGCCAGGTCGGGCGCAGCCGCCGCGGCGAGCTGTCGCTGCTGGCCCAGGACTGGCGGATGATCGGCAAGTGCCTGCATCCGCTGCCGGACAAGTGGAAGGGCCTCGCCGATCCCGAGGCGCGGGTGCGCCGGCGCTACGTCGACATGGCCGTCAACATCGAGGCGCGCGAGCTGCTCGCCAAGCGCAGCGCGGTGGTGCGCTCGCTGCGGGACACGTTGAACGGCTGGGGATTTCTCGAGGTCGAGACGCCGGTGCTGCAGCAGGTGCACGGCGGCGCCAACGCCGCGCCGTTCGGCACCCACATCAACGCCTACGACCTGGACCTGTACCTGCGCATCGCACCGGAGCTGTACCTGAAGCGGCTGTGTGTCGGCGGTATGGAGAAGGTGTTCGAACTGGGCCGGGTATTCCGCAACGAGGGTGTCGACTACAGCCACAACCCGGAGTTCACGATCCTGGAAGCCTATGAGGCGCACAGCGATTACGAGCGGATGATGCACGCCTGCCGCCAGCTGGTGCAGGAGGCCGCCGTCGCGGCCAACGGGAAATGCGTGGCGTTACGCCCGAAGCCGGACGGTTCGCTGGCCGAGGTGGACATCTCCGGGGACTGGCCGGTGCGGACGGTGCACGGCGCCGTCTCGGCGGCCGTCGGCGAGGAGATCGGCCCCGATACCGACGTGGAGCGGCTGCGGCTGGTGTGCGACAAGGCGGGCGTGCCGCACCAGTTCGGCTGGGACGCCGGGCAGATCGTGCTGGAGATGTACGAGCATCTGGTGGAGTCCCGCACCGAGGAGCCCACCTTCTACATCGACTTCCCCACCTCGGTCTCGCCGCTGACCCGTGCCCACCGCAACGTCCCGGGCGTGGCCGAACGCTGGGACCTGGTGGCCTGGGGCGTGGAACTGGGCACCGCCTACAGCGAGCTGACCAACCCGATCGAGCAGCGCCGGCGCCTGACCGAGCAGTCGCTGCTGGCCGCCGGCGGCGATCCGGAGGCGATGGAACTGGACGAGGACTTCCTCGAGGCGCTGGAGTTCGCGATGCCCCCGACCGGCGGGCTGGGGGTCGGCGTGGATCGCGTGGTCATGCTGATCACCGGCCGCAGCATCCGCGAGACCCTCCCGTTCCCGTTGGTGAAACCGCGGACCTGA
- a CDS encoding glutamate synthase subunit beta, protein MGDAQGFLKHTTRELPERRPVPLRLMDWKEVYEEGFPDETLQTQASRCMDCGIPFCHNGCPLGNLIPEWNDLVYRGNWREGIDRLHATNNFPEFTGRLCPAPCEASCVLGINQDPVTIKQVEVELIENAFDEGWVAPVYPTRLTGKKVAVVGSGPSGLAAAQQLTRAGHTVTVFERDDRIGGLMRYGIPEFKMEKRFIDRRLAQMEAEGTVFKTGVNVGVDITAAQLRERFDAVVLAGGATIARDLPIPGRDLDGIHQAMEFLPQSNRVQLGDPITDENGLPPINARGKRVVIIGGGDTGADCLGTSHRHGAASVHQFEIMPRPPETRAESTPWPTYPLMYRVSSAHEEGGERVYSVNTERFVGEDGKVTALHAHEVQMVNGRFEKVEGSDFTLEAELVLLAMGFTGPQKAGLLEDLGVGYDQRGNVKRDTDWQTTVPGVFAAGDMGRGQSLIVWAIAEGRACASAVDRFLEGESALPSPITPTTVAQR, encoded by the coding sequence ATGGGTGACGCACAAGGATTTCTGAAGCACACGACCAGGGAGCTGCCCGAGCGGCGGCCGGTTCCGCTGCGGCTGATGGACTGGAAAGAGGTCTACGAGGAGGGTTTCCCGGACGAGACCCTGCAGACCCAGGCCAGCCGCTGCATGGACTGCGGAATTCCGTTCTGCCACAACGGATGCCCGCTGGGTAACCTGATTCCCGAGTGGAACGACCTGGTATACCGGGGCAATTGGCGCGAGGGCATCGATCGCCTGCACGCCACCAACAACTTCCCGGAGTTCACCGGGCGGCTGTGCCCCGCGCCGTGCGAGGCGTCGTGCGTGCTCGGGATCAACCAGGATCCGGTGACCATCAAGCAGGTCGAGGTCGAACTCATCGAGAACGCCTTCGACGAAGGCTGGGTGGCCCCGGTGTATCCGACCAGGCTGACCGGCAAGAAGGTCGCCGTGGTGGGGTCGGGGCCGTCCGGCCTGGCGGCGGCCCAGCAGCTGACCAGGGCCGGTCACACGGTGACGGTGTTCGAGCGCGACGACCGCATCGGCGGCCTGATGCGCTACGGCATCCCGGAGTTCAAGATGGAGAAGCGCTTCATCGACCGCCGGCTGGCGCAGATGGAGGCGGAGGGCACGGTCTTCAAGACCGGCGTGAACGTCGGCGTCGACATCACGGCCGCCCAGCTGCGCGAGCGGTTCGACGCGGTGGTGCTCGCCGGCGGCGCGACGATCGCGCGCGATCTGCCGATTCCGGGCCGCGACCTGGACGGCATCCATCAGGCGATGGAGTTCCTGCCGCAGTCCAACCGCGTGCAGCTGGGCGATCCGATCACCGACGAGAACGGCCTGCCCCCAATCAATGCCCGGGGCAAGAGGGTCGTCATCATCGGTGGCGGCGACACCGGCGCCGACTGCCTGGGCACCTCGCACCGGCACGGCGCGGCGAGCGTGCATCAGTTCGAGATCATGCCGCGGCCGCCGGAGACCCGCGCGGAGTCCACGCCGTGGCCGACCTACCCGCTGATGTACCGGGTGTCCTCGGCCCACGAGGAGGGCGGCGAGCGGGTGTACTCGGTCAACACCGAGCGCTTCGTCGGGGAGGACGGCAAGGTGACGGCCCTGCACGCGCACGAGGTGCAGATGGTCAACGGCCGGTTCGAGAAGGTCGAGGGCAGCGACTTCACCCTGGAGGCCGAGCTGGTGCTGCTGGCCATGGGCTTCACCGGACCGCAGAAGGCCGGTCTGCTCGAGGATCTGGGCGTGGGCTACGACCAGCGCGGCAACGTCAAGCGCGACACCGACTGGCAGACCACCGTCCCCGGCGTATTCGCCGCCGGTGACATGGGCCGCGGCCAGTCGCTGATCGTGTGGGCCATCGCCGAGGGACGGGCCTGCGCGTCCGCGGTGGACCGGTTCCTCGAGGGCGAGTCGGCGCTGCCGTCGCCGATTACGCCGACGACGGTCGCCCAGCGCTGA
- a CDS encoding cutinase family protein, giving the protein MRLKKLVAAAGAATAVLSGVVTGVALGTGPAAADPGCPSLYVVAIPGTWETGDHKPEDMVGPGMLSGVTRGLPSSAEVDYVSYAATAFPWEGDVYGASKKQAIDAARGLIHDMAGRCGGTRYALVGYSQGADAAGDLAAEIGTGLSVVTPDRIAGVGLISDPRRSPADVQVGPVVAGAGAGGPRPGGFGFVSDRVRTICAEGDLYCSTDDQDFVTRFAGFLAQASGATAANLWRYQLEAGSIIGDLMAHGGIPTLGAQLSEGANKQRVEQLEGFYGSGTHTSYGDYSVGGGQTAISWMRNWIAGMA; this is encoded by the coding sequence ATGCGGTTGAAGAAGTTGGTCGCGGCTGCAGGGGCAGCGACAGCGGTGTTGTCTGGCGTGGTAACCGGCGTCGCACTCGGAACCGGCCCCGCGGCAGCGGATCCGGGCTGCCCGAGCCTCTACGTGGTGGCGATCCCAGGAACCTGGGAGACCGGCGATCACAAACCCGAGGACATGGTCGGCCCGGGCATGCTGTCCGGCGTCACGCGCGGGCTGCCGAGCTCCGCGGAGGTCGACTACGTGTCGTACGCGGCGACCGCCTTTCCCTGGGAGGGCGATGTCTACGGGGCGTCCAAGAAGCAGGCGATAGATGCCGCGCGCGGGTTGATCCACGATATGGCCGGCCGCTGCGGCGGAACCCGCTACGCCCTGGTCGGATACAGCCAGGGCGCCGACGCGGCCGGCGATCTGGCCGCCGAGATCGGTACCGGCCTGAGCGTGGTGACGCCGGACCGGATCGCGGGTGTCGGTCTGATCTCCGATCCGCGGCGTTCGCCCGCCGATGTCCAGGTCGGCCCGGTGGTCGCCGGTGCCGGCGCGGGCGGGCCGCGGCCGGGTGGGTTCGGCTTCGTCAGCGACCGGGTCCGGACGATCTGCGCCGAGGGCGATCTGTACTGCTCGACCGACGATCAGGACTTCGTCACGCGCTTCGCGGGCTTCCTGGCCCAGGCGTCGGGAGCCACCGCGGCCAACCTGTGGCGCTACCAGCTGGAGGCCGGTTCGATAATCGGTGATCTGATGGCGCACGGCGGAATTCCGACGCTGGGGGCGCAGCTGTCCGAGGGCGCGAACAAGCAGCGGGTGGAGCAGCTCGAGGGCTTCTACGGTTCCGGTACGCACACCTCCTACGGTGACTACTCGGTCGGCGGCGGACAGACCGCCATCAGCTGGATGCGCAACTGGATCGCCGGCATGGCGTAA